A single window of Halococcus saccharolyticus DSM 5350 DNA harbors:
- a CDS encoding PadR family transcriptional regulator — protein MDDLTGFQRDLLYVIAGMDDPKGLGVSEELQHAYDNDIRQGRLYPNLDTLVEKGLVEKGSQNELTNFYAVTEQGRTAIAARHEWESQYVDHDAVDD, from the coding sequence ATGGACGATCTCACGGGGTTTCAGCGCGACCTCCTGTACGTCATCGCGGGGATGGACGACCCGAAGGGCCTCGGGGTCAGCGAGGAGTTACAGCACGCCTACGACAACGACATCAGACAGGGGCGACTCTACCCGAACCTCGATACGCTCGTCGAGAAAGGGTTGGTCGAAAAGGGCTCGCAGAACGAGCTCACCAACTTTTACGCGGTCACCGAGCAGGGCCGGACAGCGATCGCGGCCCGTCACGAGTGGGAAAGTCAGTACGTTGATCACGACGCCGTCGACGACTGA